The segment TAAGGCCTTAATTAAACTCGTCTGTACAAACTAAAACGCCGTCGTTGCATGTGGGTTTAAGTGAAATAAGTTGATCAGGTCATACATAATAGACTACAATTGTTGTAGACATGTGGACCAACTGATTAAGACAtggacatatatatatgttcaaatCTGGTAATACCGTAATAGTGTAATCGTTGTGCTACTATATTGTTTAAAACTTGGCAAAACGTTTGTTTTCAACACAAAATAAGCAAGAAATCGAAAAGGTGGTAGAGATGTAATGGGTACAAACAAGCATCATTGAGAACAATGAATGTTAAGAGGTATGATCAAGTCATATCGCACATTATAGAACTCAAAATCTCAAACGTGACCCTCTCAATTTCGAGTATTTTTCTTCGCCTACTAGTTCAATATTAGATAGTGTGAATCTCACAAACCACAATATATTGTGAGATCAGATCGAGAACGGTTCCTGACACTTTTTTCTATGCTTCTTTAATTGTCGTGGGTCTATATAATAACTCTTCTAGTCGCTTTGTCACATTATGCTTCTTTAGTACTTATAAGGAACATGTTAAATAGTTCGTAGTGGTCAAACTAAACAACTCCAACTATCAGGGATCTTTATTATCTAGCTGGACAAGTTTTGCATATCATTGTTATATTGTCAACTACATATGAGACTTTTGGACATAACTATtcaagtttatatttttattttgacgtCTACATTGAATTGAGAATAAACGGAATTGATCAAGTACACATATTGATATATAGACTCCGAATGTTTTTTTCTACgttatatgtttttgttattattagtaCCGCACAGCAATTGTTATACAGTTATCTCGTATGTTGTCATTACATAACTTTTTAGATACTATTAATGAGCGAGTTGCATCTACTACCATTCTACAAATATAATACTAACATATGGATTACAGAAGTTAATGGGAGAGCTAAAGATGATTTAAAACTACATTATCTACCACTTGCCATAACTTTTGTAGTAGTATATTAAATTAACATGACAGTCACtactacttaaaaaaaaaagagatgggCCCATGCCTACGAATGATATGCTTAAAAAAAGGACACGTCAAAAAAGTAGCCGACAAATATAAGTTTGGCCTCGTCCTCGGACCAATCGCAAGACTTGttgtcccccccccccccccccctcgcGTTTCCCTGTAaacttcctctctctctctctctctctctctctctctctctctctaaattttatCTGTTGCTTTGTGTTCTTTCTTGGAGAGTTATTGATGATGGAATCGAACTTTTATGGGATGGTCAACGGTTACGAGTACTATGATGTGAGTTACTTACCAAACCAAACTCCTAATCTGGGCTTCGGCGTTCCTTCCTCCAGCGACTTCGATCTCCGCTTGGATCGTATTCAAATTCAACCTTCTATTTGGGTTCCATCAATACAACAAGATCAAGACTCTCCTCCAGCTGCTGCTGATGAGATCGATTCAGAAAACACTCTTTTGAAATACGTGAACCAGCTCCTCATGGAAGAAGAAACTCTTGCTGAGAACCAGACTTTGTCCTACGACTCTTTGGCTCTACGCCAAACCGAAAAGATGCTGCAGCAAGTCATCACCGACTCACAAACTCAATCTCCTTATATTAGcactagtagtagtaatagtaGTGGTTGTGATTGTGGTGGTGAGTATTTTAACAGTTATAGCGATTCTTGTGTCCGGTTCAAGACAAGAACTACTAACTCTACTAAGGTTGTGTCGTTTCAAGGATCATACATGTTGCAACAACCAGCGAATAAGATTATGTTTAGTGATGCAGATTCAGTTAACCAGTTCAAGAGAGGTGTTGAGGAAGCTAGCAAGTTTCTTCCTAACACCGATCAATGGATCTTCAACCAAGATGATAAAGGTTATACCTCGAGAGTTAGGAAGCATCATCACCAGCGTgaccaagaagaagatgaggaagcTAGGATGAGTAAGCAATCTGCACCGAATGTAGATGACGGTAAACTAACAGAGATGTTTGATAAGGTTTTGCTTCTTGATAACCAATTGGATCCACAGATTAATGATAACGTATCAAGCAAGGCACCAGCAGCTAGTAAGAAAGAAAGAGTCCAAGCAGTTGATTTCCGCACGCTTCTTATTCTATGCGCACAATCCATTTCATCAGGAGATATGATCACATCTGTTGATTTGCTGAGGCAGATAAGGAACCAGTCTTCGCCTCTCGGCGATGCCTCTCAGAGACTGGCTCATTTCTTTGCCAACGCTCTGGAGGCGCGTCTCCAAGGAAGCAGCGGGGGTGTGATACAGAGTTACTACGATGCCGTGACCTCCAAGAAACGAACAGCTGCGCAGATTCTCAAGTCTTACAAAACCTTCTTGTCCGCTTCTCCCTTCATGACTCTGATGTATTTCTACTCCAACAAGATGATTCTTGACGCTGCTAAAGACGCTTCGGTGCTTCATGTAATAGACTTTGGGATCCTCTACGGTTTCCAGTGGCCTATGTTTATTCAGAGGATATCTGAGAGCAAGAATGGGCCGAGGAAGCTGAGGATAACCGGTGTGGAGCTTCCTCAAAACGGGTTTCGACCAACGGAGAAACTAGAGGATACTGGTCGGAGACTGAGAGAGTATTGCAAACGGTTTGGTGTTCCGTTTGAATACAATGCGATAGCGTCTAAGAACTGGGAGACAATCCGCTTGGAGGAGTTCAAGATCCGACCAAACGAAGTTCTAGCGGTTAACGCAGTGCTACGGTTCAAGAACCTGAGAGATGTGACTCCAGGGGAAGAGGATTGTCCTAGAGAGGGGTTCTTGAAACTGATCAGAGACATGAAACCCGACGTTGTCCTCAACTCCACGGTTAACGGATCTTTCAACGCTTCCTTCTTCACCACGCGGTTCAAAGAAGCCTTGTTTCATTACACAGCGGTTTTCGACATGTTTGGTTCGACACTGTCCAGGGAGAACCCGGAGAGGATGCATTTCGAAGAGGTGTTTTACGGGAGGGAAGTGATGAATGTGATTGCGTGTGAAGGGGTGGATAGAGTGGAGAGACCGGAGACTTACAAGCAGTGGCAAGTGAGGATGATGAGGGCAGGGTTTAAGCAGAAGCCTGTGGAGACAGAGCTTGTGGAGTCGTTTAGGGAGAAGATGAAGAGGTGGGGTTACCATAAAGACTTTGTGCTTGATGAAGATAGCAACTGGTTCTTGCAAGGTTGGAAAGGTCGCATCctttattcttcttcttgttggGTCCTTTCTTAACTTGTGTTACAATCAAATATATTTCAACTAGATTTTGCAATATCTTGAAATTAACTGCTTACatgtatttgaaaatattcattgtgttagaagaaaaaaatggtaTATGGTGAAAGAAGAGGATATAGATCATGAAGAAATGTGAACTCTAGGTTAATTCCTTTTCTTGTGTTGCAAATTTTAGATCATTGATGTGTTTATCTGAATAATTCGCACAAAGAGTTTCCTTACAAGCTAGtattcaattttatatcatCAAAACTTGTTTGAAGTTGAAACTTATTGGTTGAAAGAGATACTTTTTGCATGTGGATCAAGTAAAATAAATTGATCAGGTCATACATTATAAAACAATTGTTGTTACATTTGAATTTGATTATTTGATATAGACATGTGGACCAAGACATGGACATGTAAGTTCAAACCTGGTAATAGTATTATAGTGATGCTACACTCGTACAGAGTATGTTTTAACCcacaagaaaacaaataaacaaaaaggtGGTAGAGATGAAATTGGTACAAACAATCATCAGTGAGCATGTTGAATGCGAAGGGAGATCATTATCCACAAACTATTATTAACAATGAAAAGATCATTTGGAGATCAAGTTAGCTctctcataaaaaaaaaagttagtctTGAAGTACTAACTCACATTATACAACTCAAACATGACACCCACTCAATTTCGATAGAGTATTTTCTTGAAGTAATAGTCAATATATTAGATAGTGAGAATCTCACAAATCACAATAATATTATGTGAGAATGACATTGTGACATCAGATCCGGAGTTTATGTGCCTTTATTAATTGTCGTGGGTCTATATAATAGTTTTCTTGTCACGTTATCACTTAATGTTTTCAAACTTCATTAGCTTGTACTTTATAAATATACAGTACTTATcagtaatattttaaataattcgtATTGGTCAAATAATCAACACCACCTATCAGGAATCTTCATAAATCTTGCTCGCCAAGTTTTGCAGTTCAAACTTGTTTTTGTCAACTACATATGATACTTTTCGAAACAATTACTAAAttaatatcatattaattattGATTTGACTTTCATCAAAATGAAATCAAAACGGAATTGATCAAGTACATCTACATAGTACATACtatgtaaaaattatttaacatatgCATGATCACAAAAGTTAATGCGATGAACGAAATTAAGAGGATACAGAATAAAATTTTCAACACCACTTGTCATAAAAGATGATAAACTTTTTGTATTAAACCAGGCCCACGCAAATTAAAAGACAGGTCAAAAAGGAGCCGACAAATAGAGTTTTGACTTCTGACTCATCATCGGACCAATCGCAAACTGGTCTTGTCCCCCTCGCGTTTCCCGGGAAGcttcctcctctctctctctatatcatCTCGGTTCTCTTACTTTCTTGCTGTTGCTCTCACGCATATCAATATCCAATCACACCTTCACGTTTCCATATTTGATCTAAAAAGTCCATTTTACTTttcccacttcttctttttcttctttttcagaTGTAAGCAAATATTATTGTTCCAAGTTCTCACCTTCTTCAGATTCCGTTGCTGAATCTATTTGTACTTCTTCTCTTTATATTCTTTggagtgtgttttttttttccaatcgAGGAGACTTATTGATGATGGAATCGAACTTCTATAGAATAGTCAACGGTCACGAGTATTACGATGTAAGTTTCTTACCAAACCAGATTCCTGATCTGGGATTCGGTGTTCCTTCATCCAGCGACTTCGATCTCCGCttagatcatcatcatcatcatcaacaacctTCATATTGGATTCCATCAACACAACAAGATCAAGACTCTCCTCCAGGTGCTGATGAGATCGATTCAGAAAACActcttttaaaatatgtaaaccaGCTCCTTATGGAAGAGACTCTTTCTGAGAACCAGTCTATGTCCTATGATGATGCTTTGGCTCTACGCCAAACCGAAGAGATGTTACAGCAAGTCATCAACGACTCACTAGCTCAATCTTCTAATTCGATTACTAGTAGTACTAGTAGTGGTAGTAGTGGTGGTGGTGAGTATTTGAACAGCAACAGCAACTCTTGTGTCCGGATCGAGACAGAAGCTAACTCTACTGAGAGCGAGGCGTTGTCTGATAATCATCCTCATCATATTCTTGGATCAAACATGTTGAGTGGATACGGACAGCCGGCGAATGAGATACTCGTCAGGAGTATGTTTAGTGATGCAGATTCAGTTAACCAGTTCAAGAGAGGCCTCGAGGAAGCTAGCAAGTTTCTTCCCAACACCGATCAATGGATCTTCAACCCACAACATGAAGTCATCTCCGTGAAAGACGAAAAGGGTTTCTCGAGAGTCAGAAAACATCATCATCAGGAGCCTGAAGAGGAAGAAGCTAGGAGGAGTAAACAATCTGCAGTTAACGTAGACGATGGTAACATAACAGAGTTATTCGATAAAGTTTTGCTTCTTGATAACCAATTGGATCCACAGATCAAAGAAGAAACCAATAACGTGTCAAGCAAGAAAGAAGGAGGACGCGGTAAGAAGAAGAGCAAAGCTGTTGATTTCCGCACGCTTCTCACTCTATGCGCACAATCCATCTCATCAGGAGACAAGCTCGCAGCAGATGATCTGCTAAACCAGATAAAGAAACAATGCTCACCTCTAGGCGATGCGTCGCAGAGACTAGCTTACTTCTTCACCAAGGCACTCGAGGCACGTCTCCAAGGAAGCAGCGGAGTAATGATACAGAGCTACTACGACTCCATAACGTCAAAGAAACGAACAGCTGCGCAGATTCTTAAGACTTATAAAGCCTTCTTGTCTGCTTCTCCCTTCATGACTTTgatctattttttttcaaataagatGATTCTTGACGCTTCCAAAGATGCTTCTGTGCTTCATATAATAGACTTTGGGATACTCTACGGTTTCCAGTGGCCTATGTTTATACAGTACATATCGAAAAGCAAGATCGGTCCGAGGAAGCTGAGGATAACCGGTGTGGAGCTTCCTCAAAACGGGTTTCGTCCCACGGAGAAGATAGAGGATACCGGTAGGAGATTGAGAGAGTATTGCAAACGGTTTGGTGTTCCTTTTAAATACAATGCGATAGCGTCTAAGAACTGGGAGACAATCCGCTTGGAGGAGTTCAAGATCCGACCAAACGAAGTTCTTGCGGTCAACTCGGTGCTCCGGCTCAAGAACCTAAGAGACGTGACTCCAGGGGAAGAGGATTGTCCGAGAGACGGGTTCTTGAAACTGATCAGAGACATGAAACCTGACGTTTTCCTCAGCTCGACGATCAACGGGTCTTTCAACGCTCCCTTCTTC is part of the Brassica rapa cultivar Chiifu-401-42 chromosome A09, CAAS_Brap_v3.01, whole genome shotgun sequence genome and harbors:
- the LOC103843450 gene encoding scarecrow-like protein 31, with the protein product MMESNFYRIVNGHEYYDVSFLPNQIPDLGFGVPSSSDFDLRLDHHHHHQQPSYWIPSTQQDQDSPPGADEIDSENTLLKYVNQLLMEETLSENQSMSYDDALALRQTEEMLQQVINDSLAQSSNSITSSTSSGSSGGGEYLNSNSNSCVRIETEANSTESEALSDNHPHHILGSNMLSGYGQPANEILVRSMFSDADSVNQFKRGLEEASKFLPNTDQWIFNPQHEVISVKDEKGFSRVRKHHHQEPEEEEARRSKQSAVNVDDGNITELFDKVLLLDNQLDPQIKEETNNVSSKKEGGRGKKKSKAVDFRTLLTLCAQSISSGDKLAADDLLNQIKKQCSPLGDASQRLAYFFTKALEARLQGSSGVMIQSYYDSITSKKRTAAQILKTYKAFLSASPFMTLIYFFSNKMILDASKDASVLHIIDFGILYGFQWPMFIQYISKSKIGPRKLRITGVELPQNGFRPTEKIEDTGRRLREYCKRFGVPFKYNAIASKNWETIRLEEFKIRPNEVLAVNSVLRLKNLRDVTPGEEDCPRDGFLKLIRDMKPDVFLSSTINGSFNAPFFATRFKEALFHYSSLFDMFGSTLSKENPERMHFEGEFFGREVMNVIACEGVDRVERPETYKQWQVRMMRAGFKQKPVETELVESFREKMKRCGYHKDFVLDEDSNWFLQGWKGRILFSSSCWVPS
- the LOC103843449 gene encoding scarecrow-like protein 31; its protein translation is MMESNFYGMVNGYEYYDVSYLPNQTPNLGFGVPSSSDFDLRLDRIQIQPSIWVPSIQQDQDSPPAAADEIDSENTLLKYVNQLLMEEETLAENQTLSYDSLALRQTEKMLQQVITDSQTQSPYISTSSSNSSGCDCGGEYFNSYSDSCVRFKTRTTNSTKVVSFQGSYMLQQPANKIMFSDADSVNQFKRGVEEASKFLPNTDQWIFNQDDKGYTSRVRKHHHQRDQEEDEEARMSKQSAPNVDDGKLTEMFDKVLLLDNQLDPQINDNVSSKAPAASKKERVQAVDFRTLLILCAQSISSGDMITSVDLLRQIRNQSSPLGDASQRLAHFFANALEARLQGSSGGVIQSYYDAVTSKKRTAAQILKSYKTFLSASPFMTLMYFYSNKMILDAAKDASVLHVIDFGILYGFQWPMFIQRISESKNGPRKLRITGVELPQNGFRPTEKLEDTGRRLREYCKRFGVPFEYNAIASKNWETIRLEEFKIRPNEVLAVNAVLRFKNLRDVTPGEEDCPREGFLKLIRDMKPDVVLNSTVNGSFNASFFTTRFKEALFHYTAVFDMFGSTLSRENPERMHFEEVFYGREVMNVIACEGVDRVERPETYKQWQVRMMRAGFKQKPVETELVESFREKMKRWGYHKDFVLDEDSNWFLQGWKGRILYSSSCWVLS